A genome region from Cystobacter fuscus DSM 2262 includes the following:
- the purK gene encoding 5-(carboxyamino)imidazole ribonucleotide synthase: MSARTVLPGGTIGILGGGQLGRMMALSARTLGYQVQSLDPDPACSARFVVDQCYTADFGSVDEARRLARSCDVVTLEIEKIPLATLNAVAQHTPMRPGAHVLEVVQNRGRQRAWLAQGGFPQGPWRQANSEAELTSTVEALGGRCFVKACEGGYDGRGQYPVKSSAEAPQAWRELGQRPVVVEAALELEAELSVLVARSPRGEVVVYPPAYNHHEDRILDWSLLPGQIPPEVSTQAVELGRAMATALAVEGLLVVELFLLKDGRLLVNELAPRPHNSFHATEVACLTSQFEQAVRAVCNLPLGSVEVVRPAAIVNLLGDLWLREGGPRFEAVLAMPGVRLHLYGKREARAGRKMGHLSAVGATPEEALARIQAARQAMGA; this comes from the coding sequence ATGAGCGCGCGCACCGTTCTTCCCGGCGGCACGATCGGCATCCTCGGCGGTGGGCAGCTCGGCCGGATGATGGCGCTGTCCGCGCGCACGCTCGGCTATCAGGTGCAGTCGCTGGATCCGGATCCCGCGTGCTCGGCGCGCTTCGTGGTGGACCAGTGCTACACCGCCGACTTCGGCAGCGTCGACGAGGCCCGGCGGCTCGCGCGCTCGTGTGACGTGGTGACCCTGGAGATCGAGAAGATTCCCCTCGCCACCCTCAACGCCGTGGCCCAGCACACGCCCATGCGTCCGGGTGCCCACGTCCTGGAGGTGGTGCAGAACCGGGGCCGGCAGCGCGCGTGGCTCGCCCAGGGCGGGTTTCCCCAGGGCCCCTGGCGGCAGGCGAACAGCGAGGCCGAGCTGACCTCGACGGTGGAGGCCCTGGGCGGCCGCTGCTTCGTGAAGGCGTGCGAGGGCGGCTATGACGGGCGCGGTCAGTACCCGGTGAAGTCCAGCGCCGAGGCACCCCAGGCCTGGCGGGAGCTGGGCCAGCGCCCCGTGGTGGTGGAGGCCGCGCTGGAGCTGGAGGCGGAGCTGTCCGTGCTGGTGGCGCGCTCGCCCCGGGGCGAGGTGGTCGTGTACCCGCCCGCCTACAACCACCACGAGGATCGCATCCTCGACTGGTCCCTGCTGCCGGGACAGATTCCCCCCGAGGTGAGCACCCAGGCGGTGGAGCTGGGACGCGCCATGGCCACGGCGCTCGCGGTCGAGGGGTTGTTGGTGGTGGAGCTCTTCCTGCTCAAGGACGGTCGGCTCCTGGTGAACGAGCTGGCGCCGCGCCCCCACAACAGCTTCCACGCCACCGAGGTGGCGTGCCTCACCAGCCAGTTCGAGCAGGCGGTGCGCGCGGTGTGCAACCTGCCCCTGGGCTCGGTGGAGGTGGTGCGCCCCGCGGCCATCGTCAACCTGCTCGGGGACTTGTGGTTGCGCGAGGGCGGGCCCCGCTTCGAGGCCGTGCTCGCCATGCCCGGCGTGCGGCTGCACCTGTATGGCAAGCGCGAGGCGCGCGCGGGCCGCAAGATGGGCCACCTGTCCGCCGTGGGCGCCACCCCCGAGGAGGCGCTCGCCCGCATCCAGGCCGCCCGCCAGGCTATGGGGGCCTGA
- the purE gene encoding 5-(carboxyamino)imidazole ribonucleotide mutase, whose translation MGGKSDLEHLRPGIDVLKELAIPHEVRVVSAHRTPDWMMQYAETAESRGLSVIIAAAGGAAHLPGMVASKTLLPVLGIPIPATVLNGFDALMSIVQMPKGVPVGTMAIGKPGAVNAALYAAAILSLKYPELRPRLAAWRQARTHEVLQDRELA comes from the coding sequence ATGGGCGGCAAGAGCGACCTGGAGCATCTGCGCCCGGGAATCGACGTCCTCAAGGAGCTGGCCATTCCGCATGAGGTCCGGGTGGTGTCCGCCCACCGCACGCCGGATTGGATGATGCAGTACGCCGAGACGGCCGAGTCGCGGGGCCTGTCGGTCATCATCGCGGCGGCCGGAGGCGCGGCGCACCTGCCCGGCATGGTGGCCAGCAAGACGCTGCTGCCCGTGCTGGGCATCCCCATCCCCGCCACCGTGCTCAACGGCTTCGACGCGCTCATGTCCATCGTGCAGATGCCCAAGGGCGTGCCGGTGGGCACCATGGCCATCGGCAAGCCGGGCGCCGTCAACGCCGCCCTGTACGCCGCCGCCATCCTGTCGCTCAAGTATCCCGAGCTGCGCCCGCGGCTCGCCGCCTGGCGCCAGGCCCGCACCCACGAAGTGCTCCAGGACCGGGAGCTCGCATGA
- the cglC gene encoding adventurous gliding motility lipoprotein CglC has translation MSARLALLLMGAALLCGGCEVPADTGKRCGLVKKDPNDPTGLGSIPVTPSDIRFNQDFISFGAVDCEELVCVRTAGTELQTSGENEAIQVMGYCSKACNLESTTACAVTHPDTAEDVKATLGCRPLLLDQVALDTLKRTNPAEFERLFGRNESPNFCASKGVGTAGS, from the coding sequence ATGTCTGCGCGTCTGGCTCTTCTTCTGATGGGTGCCGCCCTGCTGTGCGGCGGGTGCGAGGTCCCTGCCGACACTGGGAAGCGCTGCGGGCTGGTGAAGAAGGATCCGAACGATCCAACGGGACTGGGGTCCATCCCCGTCACCCCGAGTGACATCCGGTTCAACCAGGACTTCATCTCCTTCGGCGCGGTGGATTGCGAGGAACTGGTGTGCGTGCGTACCGCGGGCACCGAGCTCCAGACGTCGGGCGAGAACGAAGCCATCCAGGTGATGGGCTACTGCAGCAAGGCGTGCAACCTGGAGAGCACCACGGCCTGCGCGGTGACCCATCCGGACACGGCCGAGGACGTCAAGGCGACCCTGGGATGCCGTCCGCTGCTGCTCGATCAGGTGGCGTTGGACACCCTGAAGAGGACCAATCCCGCGGAGTTCGAGAGGCTCTTCGGCCGGAACGAGTCGCCGAACTTCTGCGCCTCCAAGGGCGTGGGCACGGCGGGAAGCTGA
- a CDS encoding vWA domain-containing protein has protein sequence MNKTAVFVSLAGVLALTALVLGLPPSPFSAPPEDSHGASAVGHHGPLNLQSRAETSGALKMTARLSHPYIPPGPAELFATVDVIGMEVPGARRLPVNLALVIDRSTSMRGYKLQQARQAARHLVGQLREDDWLAIVHYGSDVRGLGGLPATPDNRERMLQYIEGIWDDGGTNISAGLQEGRAQVRASECTGCVKRIILLSDGQPTEGLTEDADLSALVRDIRTGGITVSAIGVGTDFNEDLMQGFAELGAGAYGFLEDAAQLGPLFQKDLQQASTSVARDVALSFTLPQGVRLEEVLGYRVQQEGRRVTVRLPDFSSGQRERVVARLTVEDAREGRPVHVTEVALSFRNLPDNGPVIHGVDLGARVTPRLEEVHARRDKEATVYATRALSAKNLTLAAEALREGRKEEAKGYVARNQKLFEQAGEVATPSAVAADLAEQRELLQDYEQAEDSSAVDTAVKRSKSKSLKSFGRLGSTY, from the coding sequence ATGAACAAGACGGCCGTCTTCGTCTCCCTGGCCGGTGTGCTCGCCCTCACCGCCCTGGTGCTGGGCCTGCCCCCCTCCCCCTTCTCGGCGCCTCCGGAGGACTCCCATGGCGCCAGTGCGGTGGGCCACCACGGGCCGCTCAACCTCCAGTCCCGGGCGGAGACCTCGGGCGCGTTGAAGATGACGGCCCGGCTGTCCCATCCCTACATTCCCCCAGGCCCCGCGGAGCTGTTCGCCACGGTGGATGTCATCGGCATGGAGGTGCCGGGCGCCCGTCGGCTGCCGGTGAACCTGGCGCTGGTCATCGACCGCTCCACGTCCATGCGCGGCTACAAGCTGCAACAGGCCCGGCAGGCGGCGCGCCACCTCGTGGGACAGCTGCGCGAGGACGACTGGCTGGCCATCGTCCACTACGGCTCGGACGTGCGCGGCCTGGGCGGACTGCCCGCCACCCCCGATAACCGCGAGCGGATGCTCCAGTACATCGAGGGCATCTGGGACGATGGCGGCACCAACATCTCCGCGGGACTCCAGGAGGGCCGCGCGCAGGTGCGCGCCTCCGAGTGCACGGGCTGTGTCAAGCGCATCATCCTGCTGAGTGACGGCCAGCCCACCGAGGGCCTCACCGAGGACGCGGATCTGTCGGCGCTCGTCCGGGACATCCGCACCGGGGGCATCACCGTGAGCGCCATCGGCGTGGGCACGGACTTCAACGAGGACTTGATGCAGGGCTTCGCCGAGCTGGGCGCGGGCGCCTACGGCTTCCTCGAGGACGCGGCCCAGCTCGGCCCCCTCTTCCAGAAGGATTTGCAGCAGGCCTCCACCAGCGTGGCGCGCGACGTGGCGCTGTCCTTCACCCTGCCCCAGGGGGTGCGGCTGGAAGAGGTGCTGGGCTACCGCGTCCAGCAGGAAGGACGCCGCGTGACGGTGCGGCTGCCCGACTTCTCCTCGGGACAGAGGGAGCGGGTGGTGGCGCGACTCACCGTAGAGGACGCACGCGAGGGCCGCCCCGTCCACGTGACCGAGGTGGCCCTGTCCTTCCGGAACCTGCCCGACAACGGGCCGGTGATCCACGGGGTGGACCTGGGCGCGCGGGTGACGCCACGGCTGGAGGAGGTCCACGCGCGGCGGGACAAGGAGGCCACCGTGTACGCCACCCGGGCCCTGAGCGCGAAGAACCTGACGCTGGCCGCCGAGGCCCTGCGCGAGGGGCGCAAGGAGGAAGCGAAGGGCTACGTGGCGCGCAACCAGAAGCTCTTCGAACAGGCGGGTGAGGTGGCCACCCCCTCGGCGGTGGCGGCGGACCTGGCCGAACAGCGGGAGCTGCTCCAGGACTACGAGCAGGCCGAGGACTCCTCGGCCGTGGACACGGCCGTCAAGCGCTCGAAGAGCAAGAGCCTGAAGAGCTTCGGGCGCCTGGGCTCCACCTACTGA